From a region of the Paenibacillus sp. FSL R10-2734 genome:
- a CDS encoding sugar-binding domain-containing protein yields MNNMTFMKVPKQEATSISLAGEWAYRLDGEDLGIQERWFEEQFSANNKLRLPGSTSENRIGESLELALELNKETVRSLRQHFRFVGVAWYQRDISIPHEWKGKQIELFLERVMFESRIWVDGLEIGVGDSLSTPHRFYLTAQLVPGQTHRLTVRVDNRDIWKIGSYPSAYTDETQTIWNGIIGRMELRAIDMIQVRGVQVYPDLERNEIKVKITINNCTSEDADIRLTFIEQPAMIGSEDYNGILRYMHTGKVSALSENICEVTYEMDEDHVIWDEFHPALIKLFVALSAKTQSVIAAKDMLTITYGIRSFRTNGTQLEINNRKTFLRGTLDCCIYPLTGYPPMHPEAWVKVFTTVKAYGLNHVRFHSWCPPEAAFSVADQLGVYLQVEGPIWMDTWNLPVGTHPEHYQYLPKEAQKILDAYGNHPSFCLFANGNELNGDFELLGQIVKGIKENDGNRRVFTLTANWDRQLDTEDDFFIAQTVDGVGVRGQYFHDQMVTSTELHFEEAVSRRHVPVISHEVGQYTVYPNIDEINKYTGVLRPFNFEVVRNNLLEKGLLKDATKFTQGSGRLALQLYRDEIESALRTRGLGGFQLLDLHDFPGQSTATVGILDSFWDSKGLIEPEQFRQFCAPTVALMKMPKRIYTSDELFEAEAELAHYGAHDYKGALIHWTVQTLDGIILDRGTLQVEHIPSGHVTSLGRIESRSFEHLENAAQLKVGLQLEGTTITNSWNIWVYPHQLPAHNIEDILIANSFDNEVEEQLENNGKVLLLLNSSAVSDLYPGKFFPVFWSPVHFVSEDPCGIYVQAQHPIFADFPTDFYASYQWKELLEGSDSIILDDFPVKVEPLVQVIPNFYNNRKLANLLELRVGNGRLLICSLNLGDEKGEMGLVAKQLLSSILLYMNSEKFQPHAIATISQTKDRFATLQENKSVLRLRGNELAVGLPSIADSEQSIDFSAAKGNDGIQHTLWRAADELPGHYWQVDLGGIRSITGTKVEFTEAVNYLYVIQVSEDGTHWRTVINQTGQTGVEPIRIDLFAEQARYVKIVYNGLPQGVRASHKKFEVYGS; encoded by the coding sequence ATGAATAATATGACATTCATGAAAGTGCCAAAGCAGGAAGCTACAAGTATTAGCCTTGCTGGAGAATGGGCCTATCGCTTGGATGGCGAAGATCTGGGCATTCAGGAGCGTTGGTTTGAGGAACAATTCTCGGCGAACAACAAGCTACGGCTTCCAGGATCGACTAGTGAGAATAGAATCGGTGAGTCGTTAGAACTTGCACTAGAGCTGAATAAAGAAACAGTTCGGTCGCTGCGCCAGCACTTCCGATTTGTCGGGGTGGCTTGGTATCAAAGGGACATTAGCATTCCCCATGAATGGAAGGGAAAACAAATAGAGCTATTCCTTGAACGAGTGATGTTCGAATCGCGTATATGGGTCGATGGGCTGGAGATTGGGGTGGGGGACAGTCTTTCCACTCCCCATCGGTTTTACTTAACAGCACAACTCGTGCCAGGCCAGACGCATAGACTGACGGTTCGTGTGGACAATCGAGACATTTGGAAGATCGGCAGTTATCCGAGTGCCTACACTGATGAAACGCAGACGATATGGAACGGAATAATCGGTAGAATGGAGCTTCGCGCTATCGATATGATCCAAGTGAGAGGCGTTCAAGTGTATCCTGATCTTGAGCGCAATGAAATTAAGGTGAAGATTACAATTAACAACTGTACAAGTGAAGACGCTGACATACGTCTAACGTTTATTGAGCAGCCCGCAATGATCGGATCAGAAGATTATAATGGAATATTGCGCTATATGCACACTGGCAAGGTGTCAGCCTTATCGGAGAACATATGCGAGGTTACTTATGAAATGGATGAGGACCATGTTATATGGGATGAATTTCATCCCGCCTTAATCAAGCTCTTTGTTGCTTTGTCCGCAAAGACGCAATCGGTAATCGCAGCCAAGGATATGCTAACGATAACTTATGGCATACGTAGCTTCCGCACAAACGGAACGCAGTTGGAGATCAACAATCGGAAGACGTTTCTTAGAGGTACACTCGATTGCTGCATCTATCCGTTGACCGGGTATCCTCCAATGCATCCCGAAGCGTGGGTGAAAGTATTTACTACCGTTAAAGCTTATGGATTAAATCATGTGCGTTTTCATTCATGGTGTCCTCCAGAAGCAGCATTCTCCGTTGCAGACCAGCTCGGAGTTTACCTCCAAGTTGAAGGCCCTATCTGGATGGATACATGGAATTTACCTGTAGGGACTCATCCGGAGCATTATCAATATTTGCCCAAGGAAGCGCAGAAAATCTTAGATGCTTATGGGAATCACCCTTCCTTTTGCCTGTTTGCCAATGGCAATGAGCTGAATGGCGATTTTGAATTGCTTGGGCAAATTGTAAAAGGGATCAAGGAGAATGATGGTAACCGGAGAGTATTTACTTTAACAGCGAACTGGGATCGTCAACTTGACACCGAGGATGATTTTTTCATCGCACAAACGGTTGATGGAGTGGGAGTTCGAGGACAATATTTTCACGATCAGATGGTGACATCGACTGAACTTCATTTCGAGGAGGCTGTGTCTCGGCGACATGTGCCTGTAATTTCACACGAGGTAGGGCAGTATACCGTTTATCCAAACATAGATGAAATTAATAAATATACTGGCGTATTGCGCCCTTTTAATTTCGAAGTCGTCCGCAATAATCTGCTAGAGAAGGGACTTCTTAAAGATGCAACAAAGTTTACGCAAGGCTCTGGGAGACTTGCTCTTCAATTGTATAGGGATGAAATAGAATCCGCCTTACGCACGCGAGGATTGGGAGGTTTTCAGCTGCTAGATCTACACGATTTTCCCGGACAGAGCACGGCAACGGTTGGTATTCTCGATTCTTTCTGGGATTCGAAAGGACTTATTGAACCTGAGCAATTCCGCCAGTTCTGCGCTCCAACGGTAGCTTTAATGAAGATGCCAAAGCGAATCTATACAAGCGATGAGCTATTCGAAGCAGAAGCGGAGCTTGCTCATTACGGTGCGCATGACTACAAGGGTGCTCTTATTCATTGGACCGTTCAAACCTTGGATGGCATCATACTTGATCGTGGAACACTGCAAGTAGAACATATTCCAAGTGGTCATGTTACTTCGCTTGGCAGGATTGAGAGCAGAAGCTTTGAGCATCTGGAGAATGCAGCTCAGCTGAAGGTAGGTCTACAGCTTGAAGGTACAACCATCACGAACAGCTGGAATATATGGGTATATCCACATCAGTTGCCAGCACATAACATAGAAGATATTCTCATAGCTAACTCATTTGATAATGAAGTGGAAGAACAACTTGAGAATAATGGAAAAGTGTTGCTTTTACTTAATAGTAGTGCTGTTAGCGATCTATATCCGGGTAAATTTTTCCCTGTATTTTGGAGTCCGGTGCACTTTGTTAGCGAGGACCCCTGCGGAATTTACGTGCAAGCACAACATCCCATTTTTGCTGATTTCCCTACAGATTTCTATGCAAGCTATCAATGGAAGGAACTTCTTGAAGGTTCAGATTCGATTATTTTGGATGATTTCCCGGTTAAGGTTGAGCCACTTGTACAGGTTATTCCTAATTTTTATAATAATCGCAAACTAGCGAATCTTCTCGAATTAAGAGTAGGTAATGGACGACTTCTTATCTGCTCATTAAACCTCGGGGATGAGAAAGGTGAGATGGGGCTTGTAGCCAAACAACTACTTTCAAGCATTCTGCTTTATATGAATAGCGAAAAATTTCAGCCGCATGCAATAGCAACCATATCGCAAACAAAAGATCGATTCGCTACGCTTCAGGAGAACAAGTCGGTACTTCGATTAAGAGGTAACGAGCTGGCTGTAGGTCTGCCTTCTATCGCTGATAGTGAGCAATCCATCGATTTCTCTGCAGCCAAAGGCAATGACGGCATTCAGCATACGCTGTGGCGAGCTGCTGACGAGCTTCCAGGACACTATTGGCAAGTGGATCTAGGTGGAATACGATCGATTACAGGAACTAAAGTTGAGTTTACTGAGGCCGTTAATTATTTGTATGTCATTCAAGTATCTGAGGACGGGACACATTGGCGAACAGTCATTAATCAAACTGGGCAAACGGGAGTAGAACCGATCCGAATAGATCTGTTTGCGGAACAAGCGCGCTATGTGAAAATTGTTTACAACGGGCTACCGCAAGGTGTCCGAGCAAGTCATAAGAAATTTGAGGTTTATGGAAGCTAA
- a CDS encoding carbohydrate ABC transporter permease, whose protein sequence is MTSRKQTLPSISQRMKSSSGQRINIAGWSIRVLLIMIAIIQLFPLVWLVDFSLLKSGDFFGSSILKWPDPPQWINYKNAFTQGKVPLYFLNSAIVTIVTIVATVISSLFMAYACTRMQWKLRGVFYNLILVGMIIPVYSTLIPNFQIFNKLGMLDSYWSLILPNVAFAIPLGMFILSGFMESIPRSLEEAAVMDGLGLGGLIFKIILPMTLPAIATVTVMTFISTWNEFIMAITYIRSETFKTLPFALVQFTGQYASNYAAQFAVMTLIALPSVVIYFLFTEQITSSVTAGAVKG, encoded by the coding sequence ATGACGTCTAGAAAACAAACTTTACCCTCCATCTCTCAACGTATGAAGAGTTCATCTGGGCAACGAATAAATATAGCAGGCTGGAGCATTCGTGTACTGCTCATTATGATCGCCATTATTCAATTATTTCCGCTGGTATGGCTTGTGGACTTTTCGTTGCTCAAAAGCGGCGACTTTTTCGGAAGTTCGATCCTAAAGTGGCCAGATCCACCGCAATGGATAAATTACAAGAATGCCTTTACACAAGGAAAAGTACCGCTTTACTTTCTCAATTCTGCTATCGTCACAATCGTCACGATTGTAGCAACGGTCATTTCCTCTTTATTTATGGCCTATGCCTGCACACGTATGCAGTGGAAGCTCCGCGGTGTATTTTATAATCTCATTCTTGTTGGCATGATCATACCCGTCTATTCGACTTTAATTCCGAATTTTCAAATTTTTAATAAACTTGGAATGCTAGATTCTTATTGGTCTTTGATTTTGCCTAACGTTGCTTTTGCTATTCCACTAGGGATGTTCATTCTCAGTGGGTTTATGGAATCCATTCCTCGGTCACTAGAAGAGGCGGCAGTAATGGATGGCCTAGGATTAGGTGGTCTAATCTTCAAGATTATTCTGCCTATGACTCTACCAGCAATTGCTACAGTAACTGTGATGACCTTCATTTCTACATGGAATGAGTTCATCATGGCGATTACTTATATTCGAAGTGAAACCTTTAAAACATTGCCGTTCGCATTGGTTCAGTTTACTGGTCAATACGCTTCTAATTATGCGGCACAATTTGCTGTTATGACCCTGATCGCTTTACCTTCTGTCGTTATTTATTTCTTATTTACTGAGCAGATTACGAGCAGTGTAACTGCTGGAGCTGTTAAAGGATAA
- a CDS encoding sugar ABC transporter permease, with amino-acid sequence MHKVLGDKLWIAILITPGLFFFIFLICVPIGVSVFYSFTDWDGISSYKMIGFQNFIDIFTADPVFWKALWHSLLLGILAIIIQHPIAIFLAVLIQHAGRLERPMRTILFIPSIISAFVTSQLWVSIFSTQLGLINRILDQVGLSSWKQDWLGDPSLSIFCIILVVIWQGFGYGFLLYYSGLKGIPKEIHEAATVDGASTFRYTVSISLPMITPIIRIAVVLAIISGFKQIETVYLMTGGGPANNSQFIAMYLYSKAFREALYGYGNAISVVFVTICLAITVILNKLIKKDVGEY; translated from the coding sequence ATGCATAAAGTACTTGGAGACAAACTTTGGATTGCCATATTGATTACTCCTGGTCTATTTTTCTTTATATTTCTTATATGCGTTCCAATTGGTGTCAGTGTCTTTTATAGTTTTACTGACTGGGATGGAATTAGTAGTTATAAAATGATAGGTTTTCAAAATTTCATAGATATTTTTACAGCAGACCCTGTTTTTTGGAAGGCTTTGTGGCACTCATTGTTGCTAGGAATATTGGCAATCATTATCCAGCATCCTATCGCGATTTTTCTAGCTGTTCTGATCCAGCATGCAGGGCGCTTGGAGAGACCTATGCGCACGATTTTATTTATACCTTCGATTATATCTGCATTCGTTACTTCTCAGCTCTGGGTTAGCATTTTCTCTACACAACTTGGCTTAATTAATCGGATTTTGGATCAAGTGGGACTATCAAGCTGGAAGCAAGATTGGCTCGGCGATCCTTCATTATCAATATTTTGTATTATTCTGGTCGTAATATGGCAAGGATTCGGCTATGGCTTTTTGCTCTATTATTCAGGTCTTAAGGGGATTCCTAAAGAGATTCATGAGGCTGCTACAGTTGATGGTGCTTCAACATTTCGTTACACAGTAAGTATTAGTCTTCCTATGATTACGCCGATTATCAGAATTGCCGTTGTTTTGGCTATTATTTCTGGATTCAAACAAATAGAGACCGTATATCTCATGACGGGAGGCGGTCCGGCAAATAATTCTCAATTCATTGCCATGTATCTGTACTCCAAGGCATTCCGTGAAGCTTTATATGGTTATGGTAACGCTATCTCAGTGGTGTTCGTTACGATATGTTTGGCTATTACGGTAATACTCAATAAATTGATTAAGAAAGATGTAGGTGAGTACTAA
- a CDS encoding extracellular solute-binding protein, with product MNWKKASSILLLTTIFIVGGCGNTSNQVEKSNATNSTTEKTGDKQPVTLMFFSNNPDRATGQGLAEQQLIDQYMKENPHITIKVETLAPDAQYQDKIKVYNASDQLPDIMMLWGNSNYMGPLVKNGALAEFKTDDFKDMGFLDGAFSGFTDNDKIYGIPKNSDFWVLYYNKKIFSDNGLTPPTNETELNEAVSKLNDKKIIPIAHDGRDAWTTALWIDGVAQRYSGTFDNTKQLNIMDPSWTKAAKHMQDVANAGIFGSGFLNQDYGTARNLFGQGKAAMFMMGQWEMGMVTDVNFPEEVRNNIGAIPFPTLDGGTGKVTDLTAWNGGGYGVSAKSKNKEAAQDFLKWFFLPENWAKTVWENGITFPAQKYDQFFTGKETSLQKELTSIFNEATSISGLPISDRLTPDTQKQYYDALQQLLANKLTPEKFVEEAAKIIEKSKSTQ from the coding sequence ATGAATTGGAAAAAAGCCTCATCAATTTTACTACTTACCACGATTTTTATTGTAGGAGGATGTGGGAACACCTCTAATCAGGTTGAAAAATCAAATGCTACAAACAGTACTACAGAAAAAACTGGAGACAAGCAGCCAGTTACACTAATGTTCTTCAGCAACAACCCGGATCGTGCTACAGGACAAGGACTCGCTGAACAACAACTGATTGATCAATACATGAAGGAAAATCCTCATATAACCATCAAAGTGGAGACCCTTGCCCCGGACGCTCAGTACCAAGACAAGATCAAGGTTTACAATGCTTCGGATCAATTGCCTGATATCATGATGTTGTGGGGTAATTCGAACTATATGGGACCTCTGGTGAAGAATGGGGCGCTAGCAGAATTCAAAACCGACGATTTTAAAGATATGGGATTCTTGGATGGTGCATTCAGTGGCTTTACAGACAATGATAAAATTTACGGAATTCCAAAAAACTCTGATTTTTGGGTGCTTTATTATAACAAGAAAATTTTTTCTGATAACGGCTTGACGCCACCGACCAACGAAACCGAACTAAATGAAGCTGTGTCCAAGTTAAACGACAAGAAGATTATTCCAATCGCACATGATGGGCGCGATGCCTGGACAACTGCATTGTGGATCGACGGAGTAGCTCAGAGATATTCGGGAACGTTTGACAATACTAAGCAGCTGAACATCATGGATCCTTCTTGGACAAAAGCGGCTAAGCATATGCAAGACGTAGCAAATGCGGGTATCTTCGGTAGTGGCTTCTTGAATCAGGATTATGGTACAGCACGCAACCTATTTGGACAAGGTAAAGCAGCAATGTTTATGATGGGTCAATGGGAAATGGGTATGGTAACCGATGTCAACTTCCCAGAAGAAGTACGTAATAATATTGGTGCGATACCTTTCCCAACACTTGATGGAGGTACTGGGAAAGTAACAGACCTGACGGCATGGAACGGTGGGGGCTATGGTGTATCCGCTAAATCTAAGAATAAAGAAGCTGCCCAAGATTTCTTAAAGTGGTTCTTCTTGCCTGAAAACTGGGCTAAGACAGTGTGGGAGAATGGTATCACCTTCCCAGCACAGAAATATGATCAATTCTTTACAGGTAAAGAAACTTCGTTACAGAAGGAACTCACAAGTATCTTCAACGAAGCTACTTCCATCAGTGGACTTCCGATTTCAGATCGATTGACGCCGGATACACAGAAACAGTACTACGATGCATTACAACAATTATTGGCTAATAAACTAACGCCAGAAAAGTTTGTGGAAGAGGCTGCGAAGATTATTGAGAAATCAAAGTCGACACAATAA
- a CDS encoding sensor histidine kinase: MPLRIKLLLLFAPLIIIAFGITGFFTYRIASEQMETNIREQQENLTRQTMLHLDYVAMDAIDISNYLYLSPEVHDLLTVKEQFDSSEAARSTFNVINRLMTTRQFFHSLILYSDLAEPIEFNTKGVSGALPYADFMHTENYMNVIKRPAYAKWDYTGPDRQLFIGDPSRKVTLTRAIKDVMDPRVIIGFLVIGINETDIRNSYAAGSLNDTDILVLNQEGIVLSSTLSDSIGKNVSELKQLQGVSYTQFTPNMPFDYKDKLISYGNSQLSELQVIVIQSKTRLMNEIQRIRLITLLSMFCTFLVVMALSWIGASAITKPLTRILRSMLKFQSGDFSQQVDSISNDEIGKLGRGYNQMVRRIDELVNEVYVSELHEKEAKLKLLQSQINPHFLYNILDTIAWTSRQQGNPIVAQMIGSLSQMFRLRLNNGKDMATLQEELAIIDNYLSVQKLRFQDRLTHEFNIPPDLMSLPMPSMLLQPLVENSVIHGLEPMEEPGLIQILVVKTDTKRCIVDIIDNGMGIIEETMSQLQAKLTEHTSHKQKYLEGSFALYNIKERLHMFYGNESKIEITSLLGKGTRVRLIIPFPKGWIPDVNTDDC; this comes from the coding sequence ATGCCGCTACGAATCAAGCTACTTCTTCTATTCGCCCCTCTTATTATCATTGCTTTTGGGATAACCGGTTTTTTCACTTATCGAATTGCCTCCGAGCAAATGGAAACAAACATTAGAGAACAGCAAGAAAATTTGACTCGACAGACAATGCTTCACCTCGACTATGTTGCGATGGATGCAATTGATATATCCAACTACCTCTATTTATCGCCCGAAGTACACGACTTGTTAACCGTAAAGGAACAATTTGATAGCTCAGAAGCCGCTCGTTCTACTTTTAATGTTATCAACCGTCTTATGACAACTAGGCAGTTCTTCCACTCACTTATTCTTTACTCGGATCTAGCGGAGCCCATAGAGTTTAATACCAAGGGTGTATCCGGGGCCCTTCCATATGCCGATTTCATGCATACGGAAAATTACATGAACGTAATCAAACGGCCAGCCTATGCCAAATGGGATTACACAGGTCCTGATCGACAGCTCTTTATTGGAGATCCTTCTAGAAAGGTAACGCTCACTCGAGCTATAAAGGATGTCATGGACCCCCGAGTGATTATAGGATTCCTTGTCATTGGTATTAATGAAACAGATATTCGGAATAGTTATGCTGCAGGAAGCTTGAATGATACAGATATCCTTGTACTTAATCAGGAGGGCATTGTTCTCTCTTCGACTCTGAGTGATTCGATAGGCAAAAACGTCAGTGAACTGAAGCAACTTCAAGGAGTTTCTTATACTCAATTTACACCGAATATGCCTTTCGACTACAAAGATAAACTGATCTCTTATGGAAACTCTCAGTTGTCCGAGCTTCAAGTTATTGTCATACAATCCAAAACTCGATTGATGAATGAGATTCAGCGTATCCGCTTGATCACTCTATTGTCGATGTTTTGCACCTTTCTAGTAGTTATGGCACTTTCTTGGATCGGCGCTTCAGCGATTACGAAACCGCTCACTCGCATATTAAGATCGATGTTAAAGTTCCAGAGTGGTGATTTCTCCCAGCAGGTAGATTCTATTAGTAACGATGAAATAGGAAAGCTAGGACGAGGTTATAACCAAATGGTCCGTCGTATAGATGAACTAGTCAATGAGGTATATGTATCCGAACTACATGAGAAGGAAGCCAAGCTCAAACTATTGCAATCGCAAATTAACCCGCATTTTCTTTACAATATTCTCGATACAATCGCCTGGACTTCAAGGCAGCAGGGAAATCCGATAGTAGCCCAGATGATTGGTTCCCTATCCCAAATGTTCAGACTACGACTGAATAATGGTAAGGATATGGCTACTCTTCAAGAGGAACTGGCCATCATCGATAATTATTTATCTGTACAAAAGTTGAGGTTTCAAGATAGACTTACTCATGAATTCAATATTCCACCTGATCTTATGAGTCTGCCAATGCCAAGCATGCTTCTCCAACCTCTAGTTGAAAACTCAGTTATACATGGCTTGGAGCCCATGGAGGAGCCTGGTTTAATACAGATCCTCGTCGTAAAGACAGATACTAAACGATGCATAGTCGATATTATTGATAATGGGATGGGAATAATCGAGGAAACGATGAGTCAACTTCAAGCGAAACTCACCGAACACACATCTCACAAGCAAAAATATCTTGAAGGTAGCTTTGCACTATATAACATCAAGGAGAGACTCCACATGTTCTATGGTAATGAATCCAAGATTGAAATTACCAGCCTTCTTGGAAAAGGTACGCGCGTTCGGTTAATTATTCCTTTTCCGAAAGGATGGATACCTGATGTTAACACTGATGATTGCTGA
- a CDS encoding response regulator, which translates to MLTLMIAEDETAIRNGLVHMTNWEQIGIQFIGAASNGTEALEMIQANPPDLLLTDIRMPGIDGLELVSKLRTISPESICVLLTGYNDFSYAQAAIRSGAFDFILKPSNPEEIIQTLLRAMNTYKKNTTLKNTVNTLEERWRQHLYLLESELIGRWMHAPKAPGEDRLQQWGHFNSKLLPESFYLAVINIKIDSLERYRKSPADWELIRYSVMNVIEETISGKLQGRIEVVRDSEHFFVLFQDIISPMDIRSLFIEVQQNFIIFLGLSSAIGISTTCQHINYLHIAYEEAIRALESRFMKGNGAVFFYHELDEPNSASRLPEQQLREYEQLTLNHLHQGQNDLAADGLDSWFVCLKEAQLPKRDAQFHAITYSAILIRFIEEQPQAESGIYSGIVSLAEQITETDSIEDLQGVMQRILQQAVGSMNSKRPIHRTIQQALEIIHEQYATNLMLKSTAESIFVSPNYLSSLFKQEMGINFLDYLHQYRVDQAKVLLMQPDIKIGSVAQQVGYFDEAHFTRTFKKWTNQSPSNYQKGAKRFPPKSTK; encoded by the coding sequence ATGTTAACACTGATGATTGCTGAGGATGAAACAGCGATTCGCAATGGACTTGTACACATGACCAACTGGGAACAAATTGGCATTCAATTTATTGGTGCCGCTTCCAACGGTACAGAAGCACTTGAGATGATTCAGGCAAATCCGCCGGATCTTCTACTAACTGATATTCGGATGCCGGGGATTGATGGGCTCGAGTTGGTTTCCAAATTGCGTACAATCTCCCCTGAAAGCATTTGCGTTTTACTAACCGGCTACAATGATTTTAGTTATGCCCAGGCAGCAATAAGATCAGGGGCCTTCGATTTCATCCTGAAACCATCAAATCCTGAGGAAATTATTCAAACATTACTCCGTGCCATGAATACTTACAAAAAAAACACTACGCTTAAGAATACTGTAAATACGCTCGAGGAACGCTGGCGCCAGCATTTATACTTATTAGAATCCGAATTGATCGGGCGTTGGATGCATGCACCAAAGGCGCCTGGAGAAGATAGACTTCAACAGTGGGGTCATTTTAACTCGAAGCTTCTGCCCGAATCTTTTTATTTGGCTGTTATAAACATTAAGATCGACTCCTTGGAGCGATATCGTAAGAGTCCAGCCGATTGGGAATTGATCCGCTACTCTGTTATGAATGTTATTGAAGAAACAATTTCCGGAAAATTGCAAGGTCGCATTGAGGTGGTTAGGGATTCCGAGCATTTTTTTGTCCTATTCCAAGACATTATTAGTCCAATGGATATTCGAAGCTTATTTATTGAGGTTCAGCAGAATTTTATAATTTTTCTAGGTCTCTCATCAGCTATAGGGATTAGTACAACTTGCCAGCATATCAACTACCTTCATATTGCCTATGAAGAAGCTATACGAGCTCTTGAATCCAGATTCATGAAAGGCAACGGGGCAGTGTTTTTCTATCATGAGCTTGATGAACCGAATAGCGCATCCCGACTACCTGAACAGCAACTTAGAGAATATGAGCAGTTAACCTTGAATCATCTGCATCAAGGACAAAACGACCTTGCTGCGGATGGACTTGATTCATGGTTTGTATGTCTTAAGGAGGCACAACTTCCCAAGCGCGATGCTCAATTCCATGCAATTACTTACAGCGCTATTCTTATTCGTTTTATAGAGGAACAACCGCAAGCTGAATCAGGGATTTATAGCGGAATCGTCTCTCTTGCGGAGCAAATCACTGAAACCGACTCTATAGAAGACCTTCAAGGGGTCATGCAACGTATTCTCCAACAAGCTGTAGGATCTATGAACTCCAAACGACCAATACACCGAACCATCCAGCAAGCTTTAGAGATCATTCATGAACAATATGCTACTAACCTGATGTTGAAGTCCACCGCGGAATCCATCTTTGTTTCACCCAATTATTTATCGTCTTTATTCAAGCAAGAAATGGGCATTAACTTCCTCGATTACTTACATCAATACAGAGTAGATCAAGCTAAGGTGCTGCTTATGCAGCCTGATATTAAGATTGGTTCAGTTGCACAGCAAGTTGGATATTTCGATGAGGCGCATTTTACGCGAACGTTCAAAAAGTGGACGAATCAATCGCCCTCGAACTATCAAAAAGGAGCCAAGCGTTTTCCTCCTAAGTCTACTAAATGA